ACGCTGGTTTCGGCGGTGACGCCCGAACTTGTGACCATCTTCGATCGCATCGGCGCATCGTTGAAGGGTATCGCCGGGAGCAATCCGGCCGTTCTGAAACTCGGCATCGGCTTTGTTGCGGCTGCCGCTGCGGCGGGCCCGCTGATGTTCGCTCTTGGCGCAATCGGCCGGCTCGGGGTGTTCGCGCTGAAAGGCCTCAGCACGGGGCTGGCACTGTTGCTGGCACCGATCGGCATGGCGGCGCGTGGCATCGTCGGGCTTACCGCTGCACTCTCTGTGGGGCTTGTGGCGGCCGTGGCGCGGACCCGTGCAGCACTCGCCGGCCTCTTGGCCCTGACGGCGGTCGGCGGCGCTGGCACGGGCCTCGCCGCCATCGGCACGGGCTTGCTCGCCTTCGGCCGCGCGGTCCTGACGTTCCCGCTGGTGGCCCTGCGTGGCGTCGGGCTCGCGATGGGCGCGCTGCTGTTGAACCCGGTCGGGCTGGTCTTCACGGGCCTTGTCACCGCCTTGGCCGCGCTTGGGACGTGGATCGCCAACAATTGGGAGGGCCTGAAGAGCTTCTTTGCTGGTTTCGGCGACGGGTTCATGAAGGGACTTGGTCCGGCCGCCGGGGTGATCAAGAGCATTGGCGACGGCCTCGCGTCCGCCTTCGGGTGGCTGGGCAAGTTGCTTGGCCCGTTGGACGAGTCCGGCGCCAAATGGAAGTCGTGGGGAGAGACCATGGGCGGCGCCGTCGCTCAAGGTGTCAACGCGGTGATCGACGGGATCAAGAGCCTGATTGGCTTCTTCGGCACGGTCATCGAGAAGGCTGTGGCGCTCGGCGGTGCCATCCGTAATCTGTGGTCAGCTCCGAAGGCGTTGCCGAATGCGCCTCGCGCCGCGCCGCCCATTGCTGGCGCTCGCGCGCTTGGCGGCCCCGTGACCTATGGCAAGCCGTACCTGGTCGGTGAGCGCGGCCCCGAACTGTTCGTGCCCGGCGCGACCGGCCGAATCGAGACGAACGGCGCTCTGCGGCAAATGACCTCCAGCGGGGCAGCGGCGGCCGCGGGCTCGACGACCACGACCCGCACGAGCACGTATTCGTTTTCCAACCATTGGACCATCAATGGCGCCGAAAATCCCCGCGCTATTGCCGATCAAATTGACGGCCGGTTCCGGAGGCTGCTTGCAGATCTTGAAAGCGAGCAAAGGGGGCTGTTGAGCGACTGAAATCTGTCCCTCGCCCGAACACTGTCGAAAGCAAATCGCTTCAGCAGCTAAAATACCGCGGCCACCGAGACCAACACAAACCACCAATGGAATACCGCAGCTCAGACTCCAACCCTCTTTGAGCACATACAAACGCTCGACAATCGGTCCGGCAACTCTCCGAGCGCCGACGATACCGCGTGCGGCAACCGCACCTTCAACACAAAATCGCAATGCCCCCTATGAACGTTTGGAAAGCCGAATATGATTACCATCAACAATACTATCGCATACATTCACCACATTGAGGCCCCCATTGAAATCCCGAACGCCCTACCGCACATTCCGCGATAACTCAAAAGCCAAGGCCGCCGTTTACAAGGCAATCAGAACGATTCGCGACCAACGCTCCCGCAACCTAGTACGGGGAGCCATCGCGAGGAACACCGATTCGTCGCCCTCGCTTTCGATCAACACTCTCCGTCGCCAAGCAGATCCGGGGGACCTTTGCCTCGCAACAACTCTCCTCCTAGGTCAAAACGGCCCATTTCCGTTGCCGCAGCTCGGAGGCACCTACCGTAACCTCATTATCAAGCACACGATGCTGGCGACAGAACCCGACTCCGAGGTCGCTTTTGTTGTCGGTCACGTGAACGGCTGGGCGGACAACGCCAGACGCATCCTCGCCGACATGTCGGAACTAGCGCGATTGCCGCAGTACCAACCATCCCTTGCAATGGAAGCGCTCGCCGCGTTCGCGGAGTCGTACGGCTCATCCTTCTATATCCTGCGGAAGACTGCATACCTAATGTCCCGCTACGCTGACGACTCAACACTCCAGTCAGCATTCCAACGGATTGCAAAAGCGTTCAACCAATCCGCTTATCCCGAGCCATACTTTTCTGCCCTTCAATTGATGGAAACCGACTCCAGCTACTGTTCCACCGCGACCACCCGCGTCCGCCTCTTTCAAAAGTATGTTGAAGACGACTATCGCCAATATCTCCCCTTGAACGAACTCGTTCCGACCCCGCTCTCTCGGACTGATCTTGCCGCGCTTCTTCGTCGCTCCCACTCAAGTTCTCTTGTCGATGAACTCGCCGCACTCGCTATAACCGCACATCTCAGATCGTTCTGGCCAGCCTTATTTGACCAGACCATCGCCCTTCTCGATCCGTCTATTGCACACCTCTTTCTTGAGTTCTTGTCGATTCCGTTCGACCCATCCGCTCTGTATTCGGACGTCGCTCGCATGGACGCGGACGTGGTATATTACCAGCGCGCAGCCGCCTTTTGCGAGTTCAAAGATTGCGCCATCTTCCGTCGTTCAGTGGACGCAATTCTTGTACCACGATTGATGGAAGACATCTCACCACCCGTCGACACAGACACCTCGCCGCACTTCCATACCAAGATGCCAGACCTCATCAAGGCTACACAAGGCTTCGTTTCTCCCACCGACTACGAACGAGTACAGAGCTGCGGGACATTCCTCCGAACCGTGCAATTCCTACAGTTCCTGAACACTCAACGAAACTACTCACCCCTGTCCGCCCATGACTTCCGATTCATCTGCGAACATACCGTCGCCCTCGACATACTATTGTGCGACTCAGAGATCGAGATGCTCTACGCATCATCGGACGACGACTCACGCCCACTGATAACCGTTCTCGCGCTCGCACTACATAAAGCAAAAAGTCGCGACGATGACATCGATTTCAAATTTCGCCACTCGCTCTGCAATACAGTAATCACTCAATTCAATGGGAGCCTCGAAGCCTTCATTGCTTGGCTACTTCCGAATACCCCCTCCATTGCCGACTACCTCCTAACAATACTCGACAGACCAACACTCCAGAAACTCTACTGGATAGTCAGATCAGCAGACGAAGCGGATCGCACGAGACAATCGCTACTGCGCACCGTCGGAAAACAACGAAATCAGATCGCACATCTGATAGAGGCTGACGCAATCGAAGCGCGGCGCCAAGTCGCAAAACTTCGAAAGTTCTTCGATGACAGCCGCATCTATGTCGACGGCCCAGCGATGAAAGAGTGGCTGGTCGCAAACCCCAGCACCTACGCTCAACAATACGTAAAGATGATTGAGCACGAGTTCAGCTCGTTGACATTCCTGTCAACATCAACCAGCGGAAAACTAGTAATCACGGAGTGGAGCGATCTCGACTACGTCTTAGTCGAAGCCGGAAAAGCCGCGTTTGAGCAGTTCTGCACAAACAAGCAGTTCGGGATTGAGTCGTACCTTGGTCGGCGCATTCGCCACAACACTATGAGCGGGATGATGCGAGGCGGCATCGACGACCTAATCGAGTCACCCACTTATGATTTGCTAACATATGATAGCGCTTTTGTTGACGCCAACAAGCGATGGGTTGCTTCTTATCACCGAACGATTGAGCACTTGCGGAAGGATCTACTGCAGTTTCGGTCCGACGCAAAGCCATTGGGAATCTTCAACTCAACTCTGAAGCGCGACGACAATACCAACCTCGCCATCGCATCCCTTCGAAACATGCTATTGAATGGACGCAATCCGTTATTGATGAACGACCTGCTTATACGCTTCTGCTGGCAAGAGATTAACCCTCAGCTTCAAACTGCCTCACGCATGATTTCCATCGACCTCGTGAAAGAGGCCACGAGAGAAATCGAACAGCATTTCTTTCATTTCGATTCCGACGATCTCCAGCGACGATACCGACAACAACTCAGAGCGCTAGTCCACGAACGCTTCATGCGACTCGGTAGTTGGTTTCGACAACCCGAGGATGGCTTTGTGAGCGCACGCACTCGTCAACTCTGCGAACTCGTTCTTGTCGAGGCCACAGATAGTAACTTATTTGGCACACCAACGGTCGAGTGGTCCGGTGACGCTCTCGACCTGGAAATCGATGGTCTATCCGTCCACCGAATGTACGATTGCCTCTTCGTTATTCTTCACAATGCGCTTACTCACGGACAAGAGAACGGCCTCATAACAATTCAGGTCTCACAGGAGGCCATGGCCTTCGAGAGCGTCGGCCACCTCAAGGCCACCGTTTCCTCTCGTTTCTCCAGCACAAGCGACAGGTCAAAACACATAGCGCGATTGGCAGAGAGCTTCGGATATGGAGATCCAGAGTCAGCCATGGTAACTGAAGGATATTCAGGAATTAAAAAGCTACGGTATATAACACGAACTGGCGACAACTATTCGAATGCCGGATACACTATTGATGCCGACACCTGCTCTGTCTTCTTCACACTTGCGGTCGAATTAGCTGATCTCGAAAGGCCAGATGTATGAAAGTATTGCTAGTTGAGGACGAGGAGCACAAGGCCAATGACTTGACGGCTCGACTCTACAAACTTGGTATCGCGAAACACGACTTGACAACGGTGAGCGGCGTGCGACACGCCGTGCTTCATGTGACGGAAGGCCACTTCTCATTGATCATCGTGGATATGGCACTACCCACTTTTTCGGACATTTCTAGTGAAGGAAGCGGAGGCGGCGACGCCCAAGCGGTAGGAGGCATAGAAGTATTGCGGGCCCTTTTCGCAGCCGGCGTCAGCAGCACGATCATCATCGTCACCCAATATCCCGACATTATCGTGAGCGGAACTAGGGTTCGACTTACGAGCGCAGCGCGGGTTCTTTCCAAAAAATACAAACAGAACGTTCTCGGCGCTGTGTTGTATTCATATAAGAGCCCTGATTGGGAGACGGCATTCGACACGTTGGTCAGGAAAGCACAATGAGAGTGGTCGTCTTTGAAGACAACGATGACAAATGGAGCGACATCAATTCGGTTTTGGTTGAAAAGGGAGTCCGCGCCTCCGGGATCAGACGCGTCGACAACGTCGCGCAATTTGTGGAGATTTGTCGTGCACAAATTGACCTCTGCATCATTGACCTCCTTATGCCCGGAGTTCGTGGCGGTGACTGCCGGAGCGCTGGCGGTGAACTTCTCCAGATGCTCGACTTCTCCGGCATGCAGCGGATTCCGGTGCTTGCCATTACTGCATTTCCGGGAGAAGCGGACCAGCAACGCCAGGCATTCGCCGCCCGAGGATGTATCATCTATGACTACAACGAGCGTCACGTGTGGTTGCAAGCGCTCGACATCTTTATCGCGCAGGCCAAAGAGAAGGGTCGATACGAGTTTCTAATCTTCACATCTATCAAGGCAGAACGCGATGCATACCTCGCATTGATGCAATCGCGTGTGGAGAGTACGCAACGCATTGGATTGGATTTGCTGGAATTTGACATTGATGGAAGGCCCGGTGCGGCAATTCTTCTCCCCCGGATGGGCCTAATCAACGCCGCTGTTACGGTGGCGCGCGCCCTTGAGTCATATTCCCCAAATGCCGTTGCTATGAGCGGGATCTGCGCTGGTGTTGCTCCAAATGCGACAATGGGACAACTTTTGGCAGCCGATGTTGTTTGGGAATATCAATCTGGTAAGTGGCTGGACGATGCATTCGAATCGGAACCCTATCAAGTGAGTATCCCGCAGGCGACTCGACTTACATTGAGCAAGCTCCTTGAGGCTGAGTCGCTAGTTGCCAGGCTTGAACGTAATTATTCAGGTGACGTTAGACCCACGCACATATCAGCACCAAAATTGGCTCCGTTCGCCACGGGCTCGGCTGTCATTGCAGACGGTAGACGGCTGGAGTACGTCCGAGACCAGCACCGGAAGGTGGCCGGCTTGGACATGGAGGTATTTGGCTTTCATCGCGCCGTTGAGCTGTCCGGTCAGTCCATTCATTCATTCAGTGCCAAGGTCGTTGTTGATATGGCGGATACTGCAAAGGGAGATAGTCTCCACAAATATGGGTGCCACGTGTCCGCTCAGTTCGTCTTGGACGCAATCCGGGCTCTCCGTTAGCGGGTCTGACAGGTATGCACCTTCGGCGCGCGCTATCCCGGCCTCTCTGAAAGATCGGTGTCCCGCTTGGGGGCGACCGATATGTACCGCGACCTGCAGCCTCGCGATCGAACGCGAGTGATTGATTATACGTTGAAACACTGTCGCAACCGGAGGAGCCAATGGTGGACGACACCGAGCATGAAGCGCTGCTAGAACTGCTCCGCCACAGTGATCGCCTCATTTGGTTGATGGCGAAGGAAGCTGGCGGCAAGGTGACGATCAGCAGCGCAACCGAAGCTGCCCATGATCCGACGAGGGCGATGCTGATGTACGGCTGCGACGCCGACCAAAGGCTGACGATCGAGGCGGTTGAATGCGTTAGTGTTAGAGGGACTTGATGACACTGCGTGCCATGACCTTGATTTTGACTTGCCTTATCCCGCTCGCTGCGACGCATGCGGAGCCTATCGACGGAGCCAGAATCCGAGTCATTGACGGGGATACGATCCGCATCGACCGGCAGAAGCCGGATCATAGGCTTGTCGGCTTCAACGCTCCCGAGACACGCCGAGCCAAGAACGAAGCGGAGCGGGAGCTTGGCGGCCGCGCTACCGCCCGTTTGCGCGAGATACTGCGCGGCGGCAAGCTGGACTACACGGTCGTGCCTTGCGCATGTAGACCCGGCACAGAAGGAACGATGGCCTGCAACTTCGGCCGCCGCTGCGGGATGCTGAAGGCCGACGGCGTGGAAGTCGGGACCGTACTGATCCGGGAGGGGCTGGCCGTGCCGTTCATGTGCGGCCCGACGAGCTGTCCGCGAACGCCCAATCAGTGGCGGCAGCCGCAGAGAGCCCCGCAGGCGGAGAAGCCGTAGCCCTCCCCAACCGTCTTTCCGCTCACCGCACGCCACGGCGACGGCCAGCACGCCGTCCGTCAGTGGCAGTGCGGCTATGCTAGAGCCGGGCCTACCCCGGTGCACAACTTTTGCGTGTTCTATTTTGGAAATTAGTGTAAGTACGAGCGCTCTTTAGCTTTCGGCGGAATCCTCTATTTCCGCGAGGTCGTTGTGCGGGTCCGCAATTTCCATGGCGACCATCTTAAGGAGGTAGACTGCGTGATCGAGATGCAGCGCCTGACATTGCTCGATGCAGGTCGCAAGTCTATCGCATAGCTGCTCGAAATCATCGTCTCTGGTGCTCATGATACCCACCCGATAGGATTTGGATAATGGACAATTTGAAACGGTATCAAGCCGGGGGCCGCGATGACGAAATAGTCGCCGACGGTCTGCGGCTCACCCGGCTTTTCATTCAAATTACGGATCGCGAGGAGCGGCTGAAGATCATTGCCGCTGCTCAGGATGCGGTCGACCGTCAAGCTGAGAAATCGAACTGACTACAGATCTTAGGCATCGGTCAGGCGAGCAGCCGCCTAGTCGATATCGGGCGCGACACAATCACCTCTCGCTCGTCACCTCGCATTTCGCGAAGGCGATTCAGCGTCCTACGATCGAATGCGGCCGTCACGGCGACGACGTCGTCTTTCCCGACCTTCTGCGGGATGCCAAGCGGCGTCACCCTGAAGTGGAGCTGCACCAGCCGCAGCAGCCAGATCGGATTCATTTCGATGATGATCTCGGAAACGCCGCTTTCGAGACCCCACTCGACAATCGCCGATAGTAGCATGTTGCCAACCGGACTCAGCATTCGGCCACGATCCCGGCAGCCTGGTGCGACGCAATAGCGTGTCCATTCCCAAATCTGCGGCCCGACCGGAAGATCGCCATCGCACAAATGCCGCAGTACGTCCGATAGCAGGTGCGGGCGAAGTGAAGGCAACATACGTTGATAGCCGAGCACGCGACCGTTCTCGACGTACAGCATATGCAGCGCGCGGCCGTCGTCGAATTGATCGACGTCACGTCCATCTTCGCGCTTTAGGTCGTGCCAGCCCAATTCGTCGACAAACACCGCATGCCGTAGCCGGAACGCTTGCTCCATCAATTCGTGATACGCAGCAGCATTTTCTGCTGTGACGAGGTGGATCATTGCACTCTCCCCTTCTGATTTGTGCGGGGAGATGATCTGGTGAAGCTCCTGATTCAGCTAGTACGGCTTTCCGTACCTTGACAAATCAACGAATTATCCCTGATCTCATAGCAAGTGCCACAGCCTGTATCCGGTTAACGGCGCCTAGCTTCGTTCTAATTTGGCGCGCCATCTTGTCCACTAGGTGCTCGGAGACGCGAAGAATTTTCGAGATTTCCCAGTCTGTTTTGCCCTCCGCGATCCAGTGCAGGACATCGGCTTCCCGCTTGGTCAGAGTGATGGCCGGGGTGGGCTTCTCGCCGAGCTTGAGGGAGCGCAGGAAGGCATACATTGCGACAAGCTGAACCATACCGCGATGCGACGGCGGAAGCTCTGCACGGTCTCCCGCTATCGACAGCCCCGCCGACTGCCCATCCAACGTGATCATAGGAACCGTGAAGCCGCAGCCCAACCCAAACTCACCGGCTTCTCTCATGATTTCGTTCGCGCGAGCGTCGGGACCGACCTGCAACTCTGACCACACAAACGGCTCGGAAGAAGTCGAGACGCGTCGAATGGTAGGATCTTCGAAAAGGTACCCCCGGGAGAAGTAGCGCTCGCTCCAGCGCAAAGGCCAACGATGCAGCACGACGTTAGCGATTTGCTGCTTCACAGAAGTCCTTGGCGTCGGAATGATGCCCGCCAACACTTGCGAATAGCCAAACGGTCGGACGACGCCGAGCAGCTTGTCGGCGACGATGTCCGGCGTGTTCGCCCGGTCCAGCGCAGCTACGAAAGTAAGAGTATCTTCTAGAGCGCCGCGAGACATCTGTGCCGCCCTCGCCGATCGACGCAATCCTAGGTCAAGTCGCGGCAATTGCGCAACCAGACTGCGACGCTGGGAGTGCCACTGCGCTAAACGCGCAGGCCATGCCGCAGCCGCCGAGTGGTCAGTTCGGATGGTGGCTTCGGCGGTTCAGCGCAACCCTCTCCAACGATCGGGCAATGCCTCAATGGCGGGATGGGGTGGCTGGAGGTCGAATGCCTCCGATGTAGGAAACGCGTGAGCCTGCCATTGTCGGCTATCCGCCGGCCGTCGAACAGCCCGGTGTGGGCGCTAGAGGCCGGACTGCGCCGCCGATTCTGCGCGACGCCGCGCTACCGGCCGCCCGTGCGGTTGATAAAACTGACCGCAAAGCGTGAGATCACGCCCTATCCGCTCGATCACCTTGGCGATGAGCGCTAAGTGGGTGGCCGAACCGAATCCCAGCCCTTTAGGCCCAGTCGATAACCAAGCGGCCGTCTTCCGGGGCTCTGCCTATGCTGCTATCAAGACAGCATTCGAGAGAGATAGATTGGCAGAGAAGGGAAATTGCTGTGCCGCACCCCCCCGATGATCTGGATGCGCTCCTCGCACTGCTCGAACAGGCCATCATCGCAACCGATCGCTCCGGATACGAGATGGTCAGCTACTTGCTATCCATGGCAAAACTAGAAGCCGACGAGCAGGTGCGCCGCCGGAACAAGGGGCGGCCAAGGCCCGCATGAAACCTAACGAAACTCTTGTTTACTGTTATACCCCAAGCTCAATAGATCAGAGGGTTCACGCTGGCGGTTAAAGAAAGCCGCATCACCGGCTCCCCATCTAATTCTCTGTGCAGTGATTGTTCGTGATAGCTCGCTCCGATAACGAGGTGACCTAAGACTGAGCGGGGCTGCATCGTCTGCCGGGACCATACATTTGGGTCTCTAAGTGGATGCCAAAGCCGAAACGGATATTGCTGCTCAATCGATTCGAAAAAGGCAATCACGGCGTCGGAGACCTGCAACTTAATCGATTAGACTCTTAATGAATTGCGCCTAACTGAGAAAAAGCTGTTTTCACACTTAGGTGATACTCATCGAACGGCATTGATTGAACGACATTGAGTGGGGACCGCCAGTGTTCAATTTTCTCACCTTCTGGTACGCCGACGCCGCGTCGCGGAACCCGCGTCCTTTTCTCGTCTTCGCACTGGTCTTTTTCTGCCTATTGCTTGGCCCACTCTTCTTGAAGGT
The DNA window shown above is from Rhodopseudomonas palustris HaA2 and carries:
- a CDS encoding transcriptional regulator, producing MRVVVFEDNDDKWSDINSVLVEKGVRASGIRRVDNVAQFVEICRAQIDLCIIDLLMPGVRGGDCRSAGGELLQMLDFSGMQRIPVLAITAFPGEADQQRQAFAARGCIIYDYNERHVWLQALDIFIAQAKEKGRYEFLIFTSIKAERDAYLALMQSRVESTQRIGLDLLEFDIDGRPGAAILLPRMGLINAAVTVARALESYSPNAVAMSGICAGVAPNATMGQLLAADVVWEYQSGKWLDDAFESEPYQVSIPQATRLTLSKLLEAESLVARLERNYSGDVRPTHISAPKLAPFATGSAVIADGRRLEYVRDQHRKVAGLDMEVFGFHRAVELSGQSIHSFSAKVVVDMADTAKGDSLHKYGCHVSAQFVLDAIRALR
- a CDS encoding helix-turn-helix transcriptional regulator — its product is MSRGALEDTLTFVAALDRANTPDIVADKLLGVVRPFGYSQVLAGIIPTPRTSVKQQIANVVLHRWPLRWSERYFSRGYLFEDPTIRRVSTSSEPFVWSELQVGPDARANEIMREAGEFGLGCGFTVPMITLDGQSAGLSIAGDRAELPPSHRGMVQLVAMYAFLRSLKLGEKPTPAITLTKREADVLHWIAEGKTDWEISKILRVSEHLVDKMARQIRTKLGAVNRIQAVALAMRSGIIR
- a CDS encoding acyl-homoserine-lactone synthase translates to MIHLVTAENAAAYHELMEQAFRLRHAVFVDELGWHDLKREDGRDVDQFDDGRALHMLYVENGRVLGYQRMLPSLRPHLLSDVLRHLCDGDLPVGPQIWEWTRYCVAPGCRDRGRMLSPVGNMLLSAIVEWGLESGVSEIIIEMNPIWLLRLVQLHFRVTPLGIPQKVGKDDVVAVTAAFDRRTLNRLREMRGDEREVIVSRPISTRRLLA
- a CDS encoding thermonuclease family protein, coding for MTLRAMTLILTCLIPLAATHAEPIDGARIRVIDGDTIRIDRQKPDHRLVGFNAPETRRAKNEAERELGGRATARLREILRGGKLDYTVVPCACRPGTEGTMACNFGRRCGMLKADGVEVGTVLIREGLAVPFMCGPTSCPRTPNQWRQPQRAPQAEKP
- a CDS encoding transcriptional regulator, translated to MKVLLVEDEEHKANDLTARLYKLGIAKHDLTTVSGVRHAVLHVTEGHFSLIIVDMALPTFSDISSEGSGGGDAQAVGGIEVLRALFAAGVSSTIIIVTQYPDIIVSGTRVRLTSAARVLSKKYKQNVLGAVLYSYKSPDWETAFDTLVRKAQ